From the genome of Callithrix jacchus isolate 240 chromosome 7, calJac240_pri, whole genome shotgun sequence, one region includes:
- the RNF186 gene encoding E3 ubiquitin-protein ligase RNF186, with protein MACTKTLQQPQPISAGATTTTTAVGPTVDHNGSIECDLECLVCREPYSCARSPKLLACQHAFCAICLKLLLCVQDNTWSITCPLCRKVTAIPGGLICSLRDHEAVVGRLAQPCTEVPLCPQELTDPATLAAGHPSLVGEDEQDELSANHVAARRLAAHLLLLALLIILIGPFVYPGVLRWVLTFIIALALLMSTLFCCLPSTRGSCQPSSRTLFCKEQKHSHISSIA; from the coding sequence TGGCCTGCACCAAGACCCTACAGCAGCCCCAGCCCATCTCCGCAGGAGCCACCACAACAACCACCGCTGTTGGCCCCACTGTGGATCATAATGGCTCCATAGAATGTGACCTGGAGTGTCTGGTGTGTCGGGAGCCCTACAGCTGTGCTCGGTCCCCCAAGCTGCTGGCCTGCCAGCATGCCTTCTGCGCCATCTGCCTGAAGCTCCTGCTGTGTGTGCAGGACAACACCTGGTCCATCACCTGCCCGCTGTGCCGCAAGGTTACCGCCATCCCCGGGGGCCTCATCTGCAGCCTGCGCGACCACGAGGCGGTGGTGGGGCGGCTGGCCCAGCCATGCACAGAGGTACCGCTCTGTCCTCAGGAGCTGACGGATCCTGCCACCTTGGCAGCAGGGCACCCCAGCTTGGTGGGAGAGGATGAGCAGGATGAACTAAGTGCCAACCACGTGGCAGCTCGGCGCCTGGCCGCACACCTACTCCTGCTGGCTTTGCTCATCATCCTCATCGGGCCCTTCGTCTACCCTGGTGTCTTACGGTGGGTGCTCACCTTCATCATTGCCCTGGCCCTGCTGATGTCCACCCTCTTCTGCTGTCTCCCCAGCACCCGGGGCAGCTGCCAGCCCTCCTCCAGGACTCTCTTCTGCAAAGAGCAGAAACACAGCCACATCTCTTCCATTGCCTGA